Proteins encoded within one genomic window of Polypterus senegalus isolate Bchr_013 chromosome 6, ASM1683550v1, whole genome shotgun sequence:
- the LOC120531149 gene encoding gamma-crystallin S isoform X2: protein MSKTGRIVFYEDKNFQGRRYECDSDCSDFHTYLSRSNSIRVENGVWVVYERPNFAGYQYVLTRGEYPEYQRWMGLNDRLSSCKMIHFPAGTQHKIQLYDKGDFSGQVFETADDCPSVLERFRIREVHSCKVVDGVWVFYEHPNYRGRQYLLEKGEYRKPVDWGAVCPTVQSFRHITE, encoded by the exons ATGTCAAAGACTGGCAGG ATTGTGTTTTATGAAGATAAGAACTTTCAGGGTCGCCGGTATGAGTGCGACAGTGACTGCTCTGATTTCCACACTTACTTGAGTCGATCCAACTCAATCCGTGTGGAAAATGGCGTCTGGGTGGTATACGAGCGTCCCAACTTTGCCGGTTATCAGTACGTGCTGACCCGTGGAGAATACCCCGAGTACCAGCGCTGGATGGGGCTCAATGACAGATTAAGCTCCTGCAAGATGATTCACTTT CCTGCTGGTACTCAGCACAAGATCCAGCTGTACGACAAGGGGGACTTTAGTGGTCAGGTGTTTGAGACAGCAGATGACTGTCCATCAGTCCTGGAGCGGTTCAGAATTCGGGAAGTGCACTCCTGTAAGGTAGTGGATGGAGTATGGGTGTTCTATGAGCATCCAAACTACAGAGGGCGCCAATACCTGCTAGAGAAGGGGGAATACCGCAAGCCTGTGGACTGGGGTGCTGTGTGCCCAACGGTCCAGTCCTTCAGGCACATTACTGAGTGA
- the LOC120531149 gene encoding gamma-crystallin S isoform X1, whose product MLPKFWPCYLIVFYEDKNFQGRRYECDSDCSDFHTYLSRSNSIRVENGVWVVYERPNFAGYQYVLTRGEYPEYQRWMGLNDRLSSCKMIHFPAGTQHKIQLYDKGDFSGQVFETADDCPSVLERFRIREVHSCKVVDGVWVFYEHPNYRGRQYLLEKGEYRKPVDWGAVCPTVQSFRHITE is encoded by the exons ATGCTGCCAAAGTTCTGGCCCTGCTACTTG ATTGTGTTTTATGAAGATAAGAACTTTCAGGGTCGCCGGTATGAGTGCGACAGTGACTGCTCTGATTTCCACACTTACTTGAGTCGATCCAACTCAATCCGTGTGGAAAATGGCGTCTGGGTGGTATACGAGCGTCCCAACTTTGCCGGTTATCAGTACGTGCTGACCCGTGGAGAATACCCCGAGTACCAGCGCTGGATGGGGCTCAATGACAGATTAAGCTCCTGCAAGATGATTCACTTT CCTGCTGGTACTCAGCACAAGATCCAGCTGTACGACAAGGGGGACTTTAGTGGTCAGGTGTTTGAGACAGCAGATGACTGTCCATCAGTCCTGGAGCGGTTCAGAATTCGGGAAGTGCACTCCTGTAAGGTAGTGGATGGAGTATGGGTGTTCTATGAGCATCCAAACTACAGAGGGCGCCAATACCTGCTAGAGAAGGGGGAATACCGCAAGCCTGTGGACTGGGGTGCTGTGTGCCCAACGGTCCAGTCCTTCAGGCACATTACTGAGTGA